The genomic DNA CTCGCCTGGGAGCGCAACGATGGGCTGAAAGGCGGGGTCGATGCCGATTCCGTCGATCGCTGCATCGAGTCGACCGACGTCGGCCGACGTCGGCGCACGCGGGTTCAGTTCGGCCATGCGGACCCCCCTGCCTCGGCCTTCGGCAACACTCCGCATTCACAGCAAACACCAAGGTTGGGCGATTGGCCACCCCTTTCGGCGGGATTGGGCGCGACGTTTCGCGCATCGGCCCTCGGGTACGCGGACGTCAATGACATTCGAGGAGAACCGATGAACGTTGTCGACAACGTCAAAGAGCAGTTGAAGCACGTCGCGGAGAAGGTGGCAGAACGGGTCGCCGATGTCGCCACCACCGAGTCACGGGTGCAGGCCGTCACCATCGGTCGGCCACGTCATCAGGTGATGGACTTCCTGCGGGACCCTGGCCACCTCTCGCAGATCTTCGGCGACATCGCCGTCGTCGAATCCTCGGGCGTCGACCGACTCCGGTTCGACTTCGCAGGCGACAACGGCGCGGAGTGGAACTGCGTGGTCTCGTCCGAAGAGGGCGAACGGCTGCGCTTCGTAGACGTCAATCCCGAGTCGGAGATGGGCATCGTCCTGGAGTTCCGCGACGCACCCCAGCACCGCGGCACCGAGGTCATCGGTCGCATTAACGCGGCCGCCCCCGGTGCGCTCACCGGCCCACTGCTGTTCAAGGCGCTCTACCGGGCGCGAGCGCTGCTGCTCACCGGCGAACTGCCCACCATCAAGAACAACCCCAGCGCCCGCTCGTCGGAACGCTGAGAAGGACACGACATGAAAGCGCTCGTATGGAACGGCGTCAACGACATCTCCTACGAGACCGTCGACGACCCCCAGATGCTCAACCCCAATGACGTGATCGTGCAGGTGCGGCTCACCACCACCTGCGGATCCGATCTGCACTTCATCGACGGCTACATCCCCGGCATGCGCGAAGGCGACGTCTTCGGCCACGAATTCATGGGCGAAGTCATCGAAGTCGGCCGCGACGTCACCAAGACGAAGGTCGGCGCACGCGTCGTCGTCCCGTCGTTCATCGCGTGCAACCAGTGTTGGTACTGCGACCGCGACCTGTACTCGCTGTGCGACACCACCAACCCGAACGCCGAGCTGCAGGCCCCGATCCTCGGCTCGCCCACGGCCGGCATCTACGGCTACACCCACGAATTCGGCGGCTACGCAGGCTCGCACGCCCAGTACATCCGCGTGCCGTTCGGCGACGTCAACTGCTTCGAGGTGCCCGAGTACGTGACCGACGAGCAGGCCCTGTTCATGTCCGACGCCGTGCCGACCGGGTACATGGGCGCCGACTTTTGCAACATCGCCGCCGACGACACCGTCGCGGTGTGGGGCGCTGGCGCCGTCGGTCTGATGGCCGCCCGCAGCGCGCTGCTCAACGGCGCGGGCAAGGTTCTCGTCATCGACCGTCT from Mycolicibacterium arabiense includes the following:
- a CDS encoding SRPBCC family protein codes for the protein MNVVDNVKEQLKHVAEKVAERVADVATTESRVQAVTIGRPRHQVMDFLRDPGHLSQIFGDIAVVESSGVDRLRFDFAGDNGAEWNCVVSSEEGERLRFVDVNPESEMGIVLEFRDAPQHRGTEVIGRINAAAPGALTGPLLFKALYRARALLLTGELPTIKNNPSARSSER
- a CDS encoding zinc-dependent alcohol dehydrogenase, which translates into the protein MKALVWNGVNDISYETVDDPQMLNPNDVIVQVRLTTTCGSDLHFIDGYIPGMREGDVFGHEFMGEVIEVGRDVTKTKVGARVVVPSFIACNQCWYCDRDLYSLCDTTNPNAELQAPILGSPTAGIYGYTHEFGGYAGSHAQYIRVPFGDVNCFEVPEYVTDEQALFMSDAVPTGYMGADFCNIAADDTVAVWGAGAVGLMAARSALLNGAGKVLVIDRLPERLSLAERLGAETINYAEVDSVQEALREATGGRGPDSVIEAVGMEAHSTGVQHAYDRAKQALRLETDRAASLREAILACRKGGVVSVLGVFGLTDKFPMGAIMNKGLTLRSAQQHGQRYIPQFFDYVQQGDLDPSMLITHDLPLSEGVRAYDMFKNKTDGCIRVALRP